The DNA window ATTATCGAAGGCACGATTATAGCCGGCGATCACACCTATCATAAGGCCGCCCAGAGCTGCGCCCGCCGCCGAAGTCAATCCGACTACTAGTGAGATCCGGGCGCCGAACACGGTTCGTGCAAACACGTCACGGCCTAGATTATCGCTTCCGAACCACATCTCGGCGGAAGGTGGCTGGAGCCGTTTGAATGGATCTATGTTCAAAGGATCGCCGGCGTAAAGGGGGGCAGCGAGTGCTAGAACAATCAATAGCGCCAAGAGGCCGCCGCCTATCAGAACCAACGGATGCCGCCTTGCCAGACGAGGAAGATCGGATAGCTGCAGACGACCCATCGGCGCAGCTTCAACTGGTGCGGAGAGGAGCGTCATTTCAGTACCGTATGCGAGGATCGACCAGGGTATATGAAAGATCGACCGCCAGATTGATTAGAACGTACAGGCCCGAAACGAGGATGAGGACGCCTTGAATGACAGGGTAATCGCGGCTATTGATCGCATCGACCACCAAACGACCGATACCAGGTATATTGAAGACCGTTTCGGTGATGACGACCCCACCAATCAAACCCGCGAAGCTTAAACCGATTACAGTGAGGATCGGGGCCGCTGCATTCTTCAGAGCATGGTGGAAAAGCACGGAATATGTCGAAGCGCCCTTCGCTGCGGCCGTCCGTATATAATCTTCGGACAGGACTTCGAGCATACTCGCCCGTGTGATCCGCGCGATGAAAGCAATGTAGGGTACGCTCAATGTCACGGTCGGGAGGATCAGGTGCTCAAGCCATGGCCCAAAGCCATGCTCGATAAGCTTATAACCTTGGACCGGCAGCCAATGTGTATTTATCGCGCAAAAATAGATCAGGAAAAATCCGACGACAAAGACCGGGACAGAAAAACCGAATGTCGCGAATGCCGTCAGTATCCGGTCGACAAGGCCACCCGCTCGCCATGCGGCAACGATACCGAAGCAGACGCCTGCCGTCACCGAAATGACCATCGTCAGGATCGATAGAGAAATAGTGGGTTCAAGCCGTTGCGAGACGAGTTCTAGAACTGGTCGCCCCGCAAAAAGCGAGGTCCCTAAATCCCCCTGCAGTATGTCGTGCACCCAACTTATGAATTGAATCGGCAGCGGATCATTCAGTCCCATCTGCTCGCGGATACCGGCGATCACCTCGGCGGTTGCCGCCTTGCCGGCGATCATCGCCGCGGGGTCACCGGGCGCCAGCCTGAGAAGCAGGAAAACGAACATCCCGACCATCGCCATAACGGCGACGGTCGAGAACATTCTGCGAAGGATGTAGGTGGCCATTAGCCCGAAACCCTTTGCATGTTCCACATCGGGAGATACGCAGGCATGCCGATTAGACCAGTGAGAGACTTGCGGCGGGCGCTTGGTTGGACATACGCACCTAGGTAAACCATACCGACAAAATCCCAATAGACCTTCTGCATCTTGCCCGCCAGCGCTTGACGCTCTTCCAGCGTGTCGACCTCCACCCATTTGGCCCGCAATGACTCATACTCGTCGCTTGTCGGCCACCCGTACCATCCCTTCTTGCCGTTCGCGACCATGTCGATATTGGTATGCGGCTGAGTCGTGCCATAATTGCTGTGATCCGTGATGAAGAGGCTCCATCCGCCCTCTTCGACAGAACCCATCTTTGCCCGGCGCTCGACAATCCCGCCCCAGTCGCTCGGCGCGAGTTCGACATTCGCCCCGATTTTACGCAATTCGGCCGCCAGTAGCTGCGAAGCATTGCTGGACTCGGTCCAGTCGGTAGGTTGGAGAAGGACAATCTTTTCCCCGGCATATCCAGCCTCATTCAAGAGCCGCTTGGCGCCTTCCGGGTCGCCGCCCTTTTTGAACCATTCCGTATTTTCGTCGTTTGAATAGGGCGTATCGTTTCCGAACAGAGAAGTTATGGTTCTGAAGTATTTCGGGTTACCGAACGAGGCCTGCAAGAACGCCTCCTGATCGACAAGGTGAAGTATCGCCTGTCGCGCCTTGACGTTGTCGAATGGTTTCTGAAGGCAATTCATGCGCAAGAGCAAAATCCGGCCTCCCTTGTCAAGAATCTCGAGCTGCAGGTTGGGATCGCTTTCAATTACCGAGAGAAGATCGGTGGACGGCGTCTGAATAAAATCGATCTCACCTGCCTGCAGGGCCGCGTAGGCAGTCTGCTGATCGGCGATATTTTCCCAGACGACGCGATCAACGTTAACCACCTTTCCGCCGGCAAAACCGTCGGCGGTCTCCCTGCGCGGAACATATTGTTCATTACGATCGTACGTGATGCTGGCGCCGGGCTTGGATAGCGCTTCATTGAACTTAAAGGGACCCGACCCAATATTCGTGGTTACCTGCTCGGTTGCGGGGCGGTTCGCGTCCTTTTCGCGCATGATGAATAGAGGCGGCGCTGAAGCTAAGATTTCGGGCAGAAGCCCTAAAGGCTCCTTAAGTGCGATGGAGAAGGTTCTGTCATCCTTCTTCGAAATGTCCTTCGTTCGCTCCATCATCAGCTGCCCGCCAGACTGCACCTGCGCCCATCGGCGGATCGAGGCGACACAGTCCGCCGCAGTGACGGCGGCGCCATCGTGCCAAGAGAGACCATCGCGGAGTTCAAAAGTATATGTCTTCTTGTCGTCGGATACACCCCACTTCTGTACCATTTGTGGCTGCACCATAAACTTGGAATCCAGCGCAAACAGCGTGTCGTAAATTGCCAGACCATGCGACTGAGCTGTGTCATCTGTCGTAAACATTGGATCGAAGGTGCGAGGGAAAGAACCCATCACCATGCGCACCGTCCGCCCCGCGGTTGCCGCTGTCTGCGCCCGCAGTACCGATGGGACCGAAAACGCCGTCCCGGCAGCCAAGCTTGCCTTAATGAGGTCGCGTCGAGTGATTGTCATGCTTCAGTTCCCCTTCTTGAGCCAGGCGCGTGGATTTACCCGCGGCGTTTGTTGACCGAGAGGAATGTGACATGAGTAGATATAAGTTTCGCGTCATAGTGACGCGCTGCTGAAATAATCATTTCACCAAGCGACGCAGTTTGGAACGCCGTTGCGCATTTCGGGGAATGGGTCGTGCCCCGGTGGTGTAGCTCGTTTTTTGTGTGACAGCAGTCGCAGTTACGTTCACAGGCCTGACGTGATAGTCGGGCGCGTCGGAGACGACGAGCTTGACGCCGCGGAGGCCGCGGCGTGTCAGCTTGCGCAGGAACTCCGTCCAGATCGGCTCGCCTCCGAGGTGCCGATCTGGTGCTGTCACATTGATTGAGCGGTAAGGTAGCAGCGCGCCTATGACGGTGGGGGCACCGACCTACAAGAACCACCGCTATCCGTTCGAAATCGTAGCCCGTGCGGTCTGGCTCTACTTCCGCTTTAATCTGAGCCTGCGCGATGTCGAGGAAATGCTGCACGATCGCGGGATCGTCGTTTCCTGCGAGACCATCCGCCGATGGTGCCGAAAGCACGGCCCTGGTTATGTGCGCCGCATACACCGCAAGACGCCGACGTAAGGCGATGTCTGGCACCTCGATGAAGTCTTGGTGCGCATCAACGGTCAGAAATGCTGGTTGTGGAGAGCGGTTGATCAGGACGGATATGTGCTCGATGAGATCGTCCAGACGCGCCGCAACCCAAGGCCGCCAAGCGCCTGCTGACGCGACTTCTGAAGAGCAGGGCATGTCGCCAAAGCGTATGGTCCCCGACAAATTGCGCTCCTACGGGGCGGCCAAACGCCAGGTCACGCCGAAGGTGGAACACCGCTCGCATAAAGGCTTGAACAACCGGGCGGAGAATTCTCACCTGCCGTTCCGAAAACGGGAGCGAACGCGACAGGGTTTCCGGTCGGTCGGCTTGTCGGCGGGCGGGAATCAGCCAGGCGACCTATTTCACCTGGAAAAAGAAATTCGACGGACTGCTGCCGACGGCTGAAGCAGCTTGAGGACGAGAACGGCAAGCTGAGGAAGCTGGTCGCCGACCTGTCATTGGACAAGGAGATGCTGCAGGACGTGATCCGCCGAAAACTGTGAGGCCTGGTCGCAAACGCGAGCTGGTGGCGGAGACGTGTGATGAGTGGAACTTGTCGATCCGACGGGCATGCCGGGTTCTGGAGTTCGACACGTCGACCTATCACTACAAGTCCCGCCGCCGCGATCAGGCCGGCATCGAAGCTCGGATCAAGGAAATCTGCGCCTACACGGGTCCGCTACGGATACCGGCGCGTGCACGTAATGCTCACGCGCGAGGGCTGGAACATAACATGAAGCGAACCTATCGAATTTACAGGGACTTGGGCCTGCAGCTCAGGAACAAGACGCCGAAGCGGCGTGTGAAGGCGAAGCTGCGGGAAGGCCGTGAGGAAGCCGTCGGCCCGAACGACGTCTGGGCGATGGACTTCGTCCACGATCAGCTCGCGACGGGCAAGAAGATCCGTGTGCTGACGGTCGTCGACACGTTCTCCCGCTATGTGCCTGTGCTCGACCCGCGGTTCAGCTATCGGGCAGAGGATATGGTCAGGGCACTGGAACAGGTCTGTCCGAAGATCGGCTATCCGAAGACGATCCGCGTCGACCAAGGCTCCGAGTTCGTCTCCCGCGACCTCGACCTATGGGCCTACGCGAAAGGCGTGACGCTCGACTTCAGCAGGCCGGGAAAGCCCACCGACAACGCCTACATCGAAGCCTTCAACGGCCGCTTCAGGGCGGAGTGCCTGAACGCCCATTCGTTCCTGACCCTTGCCGACGCCGCCGAAAAGTTGGAGGATTGGCGTAGATACTACAATCCTGTTTCATAACACCCATCTGCCTATGTCGTTGAAGTGAATAGGTTTTGCTGATCGGGATGCGATCCCGTGGGGTATTTTGGGCTTTGCCGCGCGCGATGAACGATGCGCTGAGCCGCCGGTTCGCCAAGCGTTGATCGGCTGAAGATCCACGGACCGTCCGGTAGAGGATGAACGCCTTCGATGTCGCCCGCCTCGGCGGCGAGCCTGAGGGTCTTCGGTGCGAGGCCGAGAAGGCGCGCCGCCTTGTTCAGGTTAAGCCATGGCTCTTTGCCGTCCGCCGCTGGCCGGAAGACCGGGATCTTGTGATGCGACCTGTGCGCGGTGACCCGTTCGCGGGTCCATCGATTGCCGTGGCCGGTCACCAGTCCATTGCGGTTGAGGATGCCGGCAATCAGATCATCATTGGCGATGAGCACCAGTTGGCGGACGGCCGCGATGATATCGCCGGAGGTGCTGTTGCGCTGTCCTCGGCGCCGCTTCGGCAGGCGCAGTTCAGTATGGACGCCGCTGATCTCGTTGCTCACTCACGATGGCGCCGCCAGCCCGCCATCGTGAGAAAGCCGGGAAACTCTACCTTCCGGCGGTTCAGAATGGTAGCGGAGCAGCGCCTCCAATCGACTACTTAACGACGGGGATTTGTCGCGGAGCACGCGAGGTGAGCAATTTCGCCCCGCTTTCGGTCACTACGACGACTTCTTCATGGAGCATTAGCTTTGAAGAGCCATCAAAATAGGATGGATACGTCATACTGGGCTCAATATTGATGATCATACCTGGCTCCAGTATCGTGTTGTCATTCTGCTGAACGGAAGGCAGCTCTGGCATCCATAAACCCATGGAGTGACCCATACGGCCGATAGTGGAGCTTTTTCCTAGATTCGTCGAATGAGATAGCGCATCGGACATTGCAGTCCACACGTTACAGATTGGAACGCCTGGCTGTGCAGCACTAATTCCTACTTCTGTCGCTTCCCAAACCGCCTGGTAGACATCCTGTGTATGCGGATCAGCTTCTCCGAAAGAGAAGTTGCGGTTGAAGTCGCTCCAATAAAAATTGAACAAGCAGCCAGCATCAATGAAAAGCACATCCCCCCCAGACAGCACTTTATCGGTCGGCTCACCGTAGCAGCGCGAATATCCTCCACGGCCTGAAGCACTGTCGATCTTCGGAGTTTTGTCGACGCCGTGAATGAAGCATCCAAATTCGAAAAGACGGCAGGCCTCTCGCTCCGTCATTCCGAAGTGCAATTGGTGAGTCAAATTGTCAAAGACCTGGGAAACGGCTCTACATACAGTTCTAATGCGATCAATTTCGCCCTCTGACTTAATCATTCTCAATGGTGTCAGAATTGGTCCTGACGCATCGGCAAATGTCCGAGGCCTTATTGCTTCTCTTATACGTAAAAAGTCTCCTCCAGGCACTCCGAGTCTGCTTTCTGCGCCAAGCTCGATCCCGATCCGGGCATGTTCTGGCAACAGTTCATTTAAGAGTTTTGCAACTTCGGAGACGCCTTCATCTTTCGGATTCGGACCCGGCCAAGTACGGAAATCTTTTATCCAGGTGGTTTCCCTGAAAAATTCATCTAGACCAGTTGGAACAATTGCTATCGCCTCACCAGACTGCAGGAGCAAGAAAAAGCGCGGTCGCGTAGTCTGAATGGGAGTGGTGCTGGTGTCGTCAACAAAATAGCGGAAGTTATGTTCGGACGTGACGAGAATCGCGTCAAAAGCATGCTCCTTCATTAACTGCCGCGCGTTCAGAATCCGATTTTCACACTCAATCCGCGGAAACGGCACGTGAGGGATGGTTATAATGCCAGAAAGATGTGGATTGGACATGACTTCTCCTGCAAACTTACTTGGTAATCAAGAATGTCAACGATTCACGTTTCGGATCAGATTCCTCTCAAACCGGCAACACTATCTCTACTAGGCTGATCCAGAACCCGATGCCATAGACAAGGGCCTCATCGTCAAAATCATAAGCCGGATTGTGCAGAGAAGGCGACGATCCATTTCCAAGAAAAATCATGGCGCCCGGGCGCGCCTCAAGCATATAGGCGAAATCCTCTGCGCCCATACTCATCCTGACCTTGTCGTTCACTGATGCGGCTCCCACCACGTTGCGAGCCGCCGTGGCCGCAAAATTCGTCTCTTTAGCGTGATTGAAAGTAACCGGAACAGATCGGCGATAAGTGAACTCGATATCGGCGGCGAATCCACGCGCAATGCCCTGAGCGGAAGCAAACACCTCTCGCTCGGCAAAATCTCTCAGCTCGGATGAAAGCGTCCTCACAGTCCCAGCGATTTCAACGTTATCGGGAATGACATTGTAGGCTTCTGCGGCCTTCAACTTTGTCACTGAGATCACGAGGGAGTCCATAGGATCAGTTTTGCGCGAGACCAGTGTCTGCAGACCCATGATGATCTGTGCTGCAACAACCACAGGATCTATAGTTCGACTCGGCGAAGCCGCATGACCACCCCTGCCCTTTACGACTATGTCGAAGTCATCTTGCGACGCCATGATGGGACCATCGCAAATTGCGAATGTGCCGATCTCCACCCCTGGCCTGTTGTGCATGCCGAAGACCTGGGAGATGTTGAAGCGATCCATGATCCCCTCTAGGACCATTTTCAGACCACCCGATGGCAGTTCAACCTCTTCTGCCGGCTGGAAGATCAGAGCAACGGAGCCCTTGAAGTTGCGCGTTCTTGCGAAATGTTTCGCGGCGCCCAGCAACATGGCCGTGTGCCCGTCATGGCCGCATGCATGCATTCGGCCCGGCATTTTCGATGCCCAGGGCTTGCCTGAAGCCTCAACAATTGGCAAGGCATCCATGTCAGCCCTAAACCCCACAGTCGGCCCGTCGCCGCCTTTACCCTGGACAATCGCGACTATGCCCGTCTCAGCAATCCCCGTTTCGATGTGATTGATACCAAACGAGGCTAATTTCTCCGCAACGAATTGTGCTGTGTTAGGTAGCCGGTAATCGAGTTCAGGATATTGATGAAGATACCGGCGCCATTCGGTTGCTTCGCGCTGCAGATCCCGGAAAATTTCAAAGCTTGTCATTCTGCATTTATCCATATTTAGAACTTTTCGCCGGACCGTTTAGATGCAAATTTCCAGCGTCATTCTGCTCGGAAAAGGGCAAAGGATTCAATGGAGACCTTCTTTGAGGATACCTTACGAAAAAAACTCAATCTCGTTTTAATCGGCCGTAAATCAATATGCTGCATTATGACGAGGGATTTACACCAAACTGCGTTTCCTGTTGAAATATCCGCTACAGCAAAGGATGATTTTTGAAATGTCGTCAGCGTTTAAGGCGCCTGGACCGGTCGTCAGATCAGCTGCCTCTGACTGACGAAAAGCGACCTTCCGATTATTGGCCCGGCCCGCACGTTCGACTGGACACGGGATGACATCTGAATTGTCGCTCCTGCTATGGAATCTATCTCGTACAATAACTTCGTACACATTCAGTCGTAATCGTCATAGAAGCACTGTAGGCGAGCGGCGTAGCGGGGTGGCCATCAATGTTTTCCGGGAGAGTCTGGTTGTTCACACTCCAACCTGATGAAGGATCACTGATGACCGACGACGTGATGATCCTGCGCTCGCTCGTTGAGAAGAGCGCCGATGTGGATTTGTTGCGCGAGATGATCGGCTTTGTCGCTGAGAAGCTGATGGAGATAGAGGTGGGCGCGGCCACCGGCTCCGCCTATGGCGAGAAGAGGCGTTGTCAGTCGTCTAATTGCGGACCGAAATGCAAGCCCAAATTTGTATTGAGGTGTCGTTTGCCGGGAGCACGGTCGTCTTCGCGGTCGACATGAAGCCGCCGCATGATGGGCTTCGCGAGGGATGGAGCCTTCCAAGGTTTAAAACGCAATCGCGAGCGTTGTGACGCCAACGATGCAACTGACACAGCGGAATGGCTCGGCCCACGTCCTGGCAGGGACGTCTCGTTACGCCTCGGGTATGCCGGCCGAGGCGGTGTTGCGCTGCGCGATCCTCAAGCAGTATCGGCAACTGAGCTACCAGGAGCTGGCGTTCCATCTCGAGGACTCCGCCTCGTTTCGCGCCTTTGCCCGCCTGCCCTGGTCGTGGAGCCCGCTGCGGCGCGGCAATCAACGTGAGAGCGCGTATTGCCTCACGTAACGATGTTCCTCGAGATTCGAGCGTTGCCTCATTCATTTTGCTCCCGGCTTGGGGCTAAGGAGGCC is part of the Mesorhizobium loti genome and encodes:
- a CDS encoding ABC transporter permease, which produces MATYILRRMFSTVAVMAMVGMFVFLLLRLAPGDPAAMIAGKAATAEVIAGIREQMGLNDPLPIQFISWVHDILQGDLGTSLFAGRPVLELVSQRLEPTISLSILTMVISVTAGVCFGIVAAWRAGGLVDRILTAFATFGFSVPVFVVGFFLIYFCAINTHWLPVQGYKLIEHGFGPWLEHLILPTVTLSVPYIAFIARITRASMLEVLSEDYIRTAAAKGASTYSVLFHHALKNAAAPILTVIGLSFAGLIGGVVITETVFNIPGIGRLVVDAINSRDYPVIQGVLILVSGLYVLINLAVDLSYTLVDPRIRY
- a CDS encoding ABC transporter substrate-binding protein; the encoded protein is MTITRRDLIKASLAAGTAFSVPSVLRAQTAATAGRTVRMVMGSFPRTFDPMFTTDDTAQSHGLAIYDTLFALDSKFMVQPQMVQKWGVSDDKKTYTFELRDGLSWHDGAAVTAADCVASIRRWAQVQSGGQLMMERTKDISKKDDRTFSIALKEPLGLLPEILASAPPLFIMREKDANRPATEQVTTNIGSGPFKFNEALSKPGASITYDRNEQYVPRRETADGFAGGKVVNVDRVVWENIADQQTAYAALQAGEIDFIQTPSTDLLSVIESDPNLQLEILDKGGRILLLRMNCLQKPFDNVKARQAILHLVDQEAFLQASFGNPKYFRTITSLFGNDTPYSNDENTEWFKKGGDPEGAKRLLNEAGYAGEKIVLLQPTDWTESSNASQLLAAELRKIGANVELAPSDWGGIVERRAKMGSVEEGGWSLFITDHSNYGTTQPHTNIDMVANGKKGWYGWPTSDEYESLRAKWVEVDTLEERQALAGKMQKVYWDFVGMVYLGAYVQPSARRKSLTGLIGMPAYLPMWNMQRVSG
- a CDS encoding IS3 family transposase, giving the protein MAETCDEWNLSIRRACRVLEFDTSTYHYKSRRRDQAGIEARIKEICAYTGPLRIPARARNAHARGLEHNMKRTYRIYRDLGLQLRNKTPKRRVKAKLREGREEAVGPNDVWAMDFVHDQLATGKKIRVLTVVDTFSRYVPVLDPRFSYRAEDMVRALEQVCPKIGYPKTIRVDQGSEFVSRDLDLWAYAKGVTLDFSRPGKPTDNAYIEAFNGRFRAECLNAHSFLTLADAAEKLEDWRRYYNPVS
- a CDS encoding M24 family metallopeptidase, with translation MSNPHLSGIITIPHVPFPRIECENRILNARQLMKEHAFDAILVTSEHNFRYFVDDTSTTPIQTTRPRFFLLLQSGEAIAIVPTGLDEFFRETTWIKDFRTWPGPNPKDEGVSEVAKLLNELLPEHARIGIELGAESRLGVPGGDFLRIREAIRPRTFADASGPILTPLRMIKSEGEIDRIRTVCRAVSQVFDNLTHQLHFGMTEREACRLFEFGCFIHGVDKTPKIDSASGRGGYSRCYGEPTDKVLSGGDVLFIDAGCLFNFYWSDFNRNFSFGEADPHTQDVYQAVWEATEVGISAAQPGVPICNVWTAMSDALSHSTNLGKSSTIGRMGHSMGLWMPELPSVQQNDNTILEPGMIINIEPSMTYPSYFDGSSKLMLHEEVVVVTESGAKLLTSRAPRQIPVVK
- a CDS encoding M20 aminoacylase family protein, producing the protein MTSFEIFRDLQREATEWRRYLHQYPELDYRLPNTAQFVAEKLASFGINHIETGIAETGIVAIVQGKGGDGPTVGFRADMDALPIVEASGKPWASKMPGRMHACGHDGHTAMLLGAAKHFARTRNFKGSVALIFQPAEEVELPSGGLKMVLEGIMDRFNISQVFGMHNRPGVEIGTFAICDGPIMASQDDFDIVVKGRGGHAASPSRTIDPVVVAAQIIMGLQTLVSRKTDPMDSLVISVTKLKAAEAYNVIPDNVEIAGTVRTLSSELRDFAEREVFASAQGIARGFAADIEFTYRRSVPVTFNHAKETNFAATAARNVVGAASVNDKVRMSMGAEDFAYMLEARPGAMIFLGNGSSPSLHNPAYDFDDEALVYGIGFWISLVEIVLPV